From Amycolatopsis sp. YIM 10, the proteins below share one genomic window:
- a CDS encoding peptidoglycan-binding protein — protein sequence MTTAGQQLSPLDDPAQDRPKSMDAIDQHAQQAEKLNARAVNDQAQKVGGAATSASDLGDDLKIFRDDVLRQWEGKDAEAVADHLEQLGKASYKVSDKAEAAKNILQRVSEILDDVKQKVAQLAQEANDKDADNRNLIDAARKRKNSATDESEIEAAASDIERLRQLNEKDSNGKKDEIEQALDAAEKEIDELLKPLGLEIEDGFVSLVPADTGSTTTASSAGSTPVGNGGNAPSYSGGGSSSGGGGDYGGGGGSPAGVPGDGRPAKPIDARGDNPAKIAEQFLGRNAGDLKGSGELPAMQSWVPNNVNCANFVSGCLEAAGLIDKGQASASVAGLTANLEADGWKSVPLSEAKPGDVVISNGGGHVVLYAGDGQFIGSNNINPDGSQQISMGGGGGLVKVLTPPG from the coding sequence ATGACCACCGCAGGACAGCAGTTGAGCCCGCTCGACGACCCGGCGCAGGACCGTCCGAAATCCATGGACGCCATCGACCAGCACGCCCAGCAGGCCGAAAAGCTCAACGCGAGAGCGGTCAACGACCAGGCGCAGAAGGTCGGCGGCGCCGCCACCAGCGCCAGCGATCTCGGCGACGACCTCAAGATCTTCCGCGACGACGTGCTGCGCCAGTGGGAGGGCAAGGACGCCGAGGCCGTCGCCGACCACCTCGAACAGCTCGGCAAGGCCAGCTACAAGGTCAGCGACAAGGCCGAAGCGGCCAAGAACATCCTCCAGCGCGTGTCCGAGATCCTGGACGACGTCAAGCAGAAGGTCGCCCAGCTCGCCCAGGAAGCCAACGACAAGGACGCGGACAACCGCAACCTGATCGACGCCGCGCGGAAGCGCAAGAACAGCGCGACCGACGAGAGCGAGATCGAGGCGGCCGCGTCCGACATCGAACGGCTCCGGCAGCTCAACGAAAAAGACTCCAACGGCAAGAAGGACGAGATCGAGCAGGCGCTCGACGCCGCCGAGAAGGAGATCGACGAGCTTCTCAAGCCGCTCGGCCTGGAAATCGAAGACGGTTTCGTGTCGCTGGTGCCCGCCGACACCGGCAGCACCACCACCGCGTCCAGCGCGGGCTCCACCCCCGTCGGCAACGGCGGCAACGCGCCGTCCTACAGCGGTGGCGGGAGCAGCAGCGGTGGCGGCGGGGATTACGGTGGCGGCGGCGGGTCACCCGCCGGGGTGCCGGGTGACGGCCGGCCCGCGAAGCCGATCGACGCGCGCGGCGACAACCCGGCCAAGATCGCCGAGCAGTTCCTCGGCCGCAACGCGGGCGACCTCAAGGGCAGCGGCGAACTCCCCGCGATGCAGTCGTGGGTGCCCAACAACGTCAACTGCGCGAACTTCGTTTCCGGTTGCCTTGAAGCGGCTGGCCTGATCGACAAGGGCCAGGCCAGCGCCTCGGTCGCCGGACTGACCGCCAATCTCGAGGCGGACGGCTGGAAGTCGGTGCCACTGTCCGAGGCGAAGCCCGGCGACGTGGTGATCTCGAACGGCGGCGGGCACGTCGTGCTGTACGCGGGCGACGGTCAGTTCATCGGCTCGAACAACATCAACCCGGACGGTTCGCAGCAGATCAGCATGGGCGGCGGCGGCGGACTGGTGAAGGTCCTCACCCCGCCGGGCTGA
- a CDS encoding TetR family transcriptional regulator, with protein MDEPSLTARGAATRQRILDAATREFAEHGIAGARVERIVAAARTNKAQLYGYFGSKDGLFDAIFFGSLERITNVVPIDATDLADWAVRLYDEYLRRPDLIRLATWARLERRPAGHLVADVDRLDRVKLDAIADAQAAGLVRDGDPFDLMAMVIAMSMAWSPVSNVYAATADEPGEVHDRRRALLRESVRLATRPG; from the coding sequence ATGGATGAGCCCTCCCTGACCGCGCGCGGGGCAGCCACCCGGCAGCGCATCCTCGACGCGGCCACCCGGGAGTTCGCCGAGCACGGCATCGCCGGTGCCCGCGTCGAGCGCATCGTGGCCGCGGCACGCACCAACAAGGCGCAGCTCTACGGCTACTTCGGCAGCAAGGACGGCCTGTTCGACGCGATCTTCTTCGGCTCGCTGGAGCGGATCACGAACGTGGTCCCGATCGACGCCACCGACCTGGCGGACTGGGCGGTCCGGCTCTACGACGAGTACCTGCGGCGTCCCGACCTGATCCGCCTGGCCACCTGGGCCCGCCTGGAGCGGCGCCCGGCGGGCCATCTCGTCGCGGACGTGGACCGCCTCGATCGGGTCAAGCTCGACGCCATCGCCGACGCCCAGGCCGCGGGCCTGGTCCGGGACGGCGATCCGTTCGACCTGATGGCGATGGTCATCGCGATGTCGATGGCGTGGTCGCCGGTCAGCAACGTCTACGCGGCCACCGCGGACGAACCCGGGGAGGTCCACGACCGGCGTCGCGCGCTGCTCCGGGAAAGCGTCCGGCTCGCGACGCGACCAGGCTGA
- a CDS encoding NAD(P)-dependent alcohol dehydrogenase, with protein MRPTLGWQADGQVLRRVRLERRDLRPGDLAIRVDYCGVCHTDLHSLGAHTGTAPLVPGHEFTGVVTAVGSEVTRFAAGDPVAVGNIVDSCGECAMCRAGQENFCHEFPTLTYGGTDRHDGSTTLGGFSREYVVRERFAHPLPAGLDPAATAPLLCAGITVWEPLRHLGVGPGSRVAVAGLGGLGHLAVKFAVALGAETTVISRSADKAEDAAGLGARDLLVSTDAAEMATAGNRFDVVIDTISAPHDLAPYLKLVAMDGTLSQVGYLGPVTVETLDLLVGRKKLSSAGSGGLPATAEMLAFCAEHGITADIELLPSAEVNEALDRLRRNDVRYRFVLDLADLSEQATA; from the coding sequence ATGCGCCCCACCCTCGGCTGGCAGGCTGACGGCCAGGTCCTGCGCCGCGTCCGGCTCGAACGGCGCGACCTGCGTCCCGGCGACCTCGCCATCCGCGTGGACTACTGCGGGGTCTGCCACACCGACCTGCACAGCCTCGGCGCGCACACCGGGACCGCGCCGCTGGTGCCGGGGCACGAGTTCACCGGCGTGGTCACCGCGGTCGGCTCCGAAGTCACCCGGTTCGCCGCCGGTGACCCGGTCGCGGTCGGCAACATCGTCGACTCGTGCGGCGAATGCGCGATGTGCCGGGCGGGGCAGGAGAACTTCTGCCACGAGTTCCCCACGCTGACCTACGGCGGTACCGATCGCCACGATGGTTCGACCACCTTGGGCGGCTTCTCCCGCGAGTACGTCGTCCGCGAGCGGTTCGCCCATCCGCTGCCCGCCGGCCTCGATCCCGCGGCGACGGCACCGCTGCTCTGCGCCGGGATCACCGTGTGGGAACCGTTGCGCCACCTCGGAGTGGGGCCGGGCAGCCGGGTCGCCGTGGCCGGACTGGGCGGCCTCGGGCACCTCGCGGTCAAGTTCGCCGTGGCGCTGGGCGCCGAAACCACGGTCATCAGCCGCTCGGCGGACAAGGCCGAGGACGCCGCCGGACTCGGTGCCCGCGATCTCCTCGTTTCCACGGACGCGGCGGAAATGGCCACGGCGGGGAACCGGTTCGACGTGGTGATCGACACGATTTCGGCCCCGCACGACCTCGCGCCCTACCTGAAGCTCGTCGCCATGGACGGCACGCTCAGCCAGGTCGGCTACCTCGGCCCGGTCACCGTGGAAACGCTGGATCTGCTGGTGGGGCGCAAGAAGCTCAGCTCCGCGGGCAGCGGCGGCCTGCCCGCGACCGCCGAAATGCTGGCCTTCTGCGCCGAACACGGCATCACCGCCGACATCGAACTCCTGCCGTCGGCCGAGGTGAACGAGGCACTCGACCGCTTGCGGCGCAACGACGTCCGCTACCGGTTCGTGCTCGATCTGGCCGACCTGTCCGAGCAGGCAACCGCGTAG
- a CDS encoding lipase yields the protein MRKRTMAAGVLAACTALAALAAPAATTAAATEAGTESALPEPGGRYPVGVTELHLVDHARQDPWVPGAVRELMVTVRYPALPSGKPFAPYMPPGVATAAAEEDGGLIGVDPARFDYEFATHSRTGAAAFGHQPVLLYSPGAKQSRALGTAQAEHLAGKGYVVVAIDHTHEAVAVEFPGGRVAEHAMPPRTIEVSKQMMATRAQDSSFVLDQLEVLARGGNPDAGQRRLPPGLGRALDLDRVGAFGHSAGGFTAGETMVADRRVDAGVNLDGSMAYHQGNRDFGRVANEGLDRPFLLMSAGDHSAASDLSWQEFLRHHRAWVRQLHLPAGEHFSYTDQQVLVQRLGVDATPFLGTVDPARSMASQRAYLTAFFDEHLKGRPQSLFDGPSPRHPDFEFRG from the coding sequence ATGAGAAAACGAACCATGGCGGCGGGCGTGCTGGCCGCCTGCACCGCACTCGCCGCACTCGCCGCACCGGCCGCCACCACCGCCGCCGCGACCGAGGCCGGAACCGAGTCCGCGTTGCCGGAACCGGGTGGCCGGTACCCGGTCGGCGTCACCGAACTGCATCTCGTCGACCACGCGCGCCAGGACCCGTGGGTGCCGGGCGCGGTCCGGGAGCTGATGGTCACCGTCCGCTACCCGGCCCTGCCCAGTGGAAAGCCGTTCGCTCCGTACATGCCGCCCGGCGTCGCCACCGCGGCGGCCGAAGAGGACGGTGGCCTGATCGGCGTCGACCCCGCGCGGTTCGACTACGAGTTCGCCACCCACTCCCGCACCGGCGCCGCCGCCTTCGGGCACCAGCCCGTGCTGCTCTATTCGCCGGGCGCCAAGCAGTCGCGCGCGCTCGGCACCGCGCAGGCCGAACACCTGGCAGGCAAGGGTTACGTGGTGGTCGCCATCGACCACACGCACGAGGCGGTGGCGGTGGAGTTCCCCGGCGGCCGGGTGGCCGAACACGCCATGCCGCCGCGTACCATCGAGGTCTCGAAGCAGATGATGGCGACCCGGGCGCAGGACAGCAGCTTCGTGCTGGACCAGCTGGAAGTGCTGGCACGCGGCGGAAATCCGGACGCCGGGCAGCGGCGGTTGCCGCCGGGGCTCGGCCGGGCGCTGGACCTCGATCGGGTCGGCGCGTTCGGCCATTCGGCGGGCGGGTTCACCGCCGGGGAGACCATGGTGGCCGACCGGCGCGTCGACGCGGGCGTCAATCTCGACGGCAGCATGGCCTACCACCAGGGGAACAGGGACTTCGGCCGCGTGGCGAACGAAGGTCTGGACCGGCCCTTCCTGCTGATGAGCGCGGGTGACCACAGCGCGGCGTCGGACCTGTCGTGGCAGGAGTTCCTGCGCCACCATCGCGCCTGGGTGCGTCAACTGCACCTGCCCGCCGGGGAGCACTTCAGTTACACCGATCAGCAGGTGCTCGTGCAGCGGCTCGGCGTGGACGCCACTCCGTTCCTCGGCACGGTCGACCCGGCACGCAGCATGGCTTCGCAGCGCGCCTACCTGACCGCGTTCTTCGACGAGCACCTGAAGGGCCGGCCGCAGTCGCTGTTCGACGGGCCGTCGCCGCGGCATCCCGACTTCGAGTTCAGGGGCTGA
- a CDS encoding TetR family transcriptional regulator: MENELELGMRERKKLRTRKALIGGALRLFHDKGFDETTVAEIAATADISTRTFFSYFDSKDDIVFYDERARLARSLDLLNQRHPGEGIGQLLRRVLEESVFGVADETDYDRAQLIASVPALQARELHLLFDTQRRIAQALHRACPAELDLVDAAATVGALVGAIKLAIAASRGRGDDRQATQEAVRRAADLTLAGLDSLNGARTSTVD; encoded by the coding sequence GTGGAGAACGAGCTGGAGCTGGGGATGCGCGAGCGCAAGAAGCTGCGCACCCGCAAGGCGCTCATCGGGGGCGCCCTCCGGCTCTTCCACGACAAGGGGTTCGACGAGACCACCGTCGCCGAGATCGCCGCGACGGCCGACATCTCCACGCGCACGTTCTTCAGCTACTTCGACAGCAAGGACGACATCGTCTTCTACGACGAGCGCGCGCGGCTCGCACGGTCGCTGGACCTGCTGAACCAGCGGCACCCCGGCGAAGGCATCGGCCAGCTGCTGCGGCGTGTGCTGGAGGAGAGCGTCTTCGGCGTCGCCGACGAAACCGACTACGACCGGGCGCAGCTGATCGCGTCGGTCCCCGCGCTGCAGGCGCGGGAACTGCACCTGCTGTTCGACACGCAGCGGCGGATCGCGCAGGCACTGCACCGCGCCTGCCCGGCCGAACTGGACCTGGTCGACGCCGCCGCCACGGTCGGGGCACTGGTCGGCGCGATCAAGCTGGCCATCGCGGCGAGCCGGGGCCGCGGCGACGACCGACAGGCAACCCAGGAGGCCGTGCGCCGCGCCGCCGACCTCACCCTGGCCGGCCTCGACTCGCTCAACGGCGCCCGTACGTCCACTGTGGATTAA
- a CDS encoding SRPBCC domain-containing protein → MVPRQIEREVFVEAPAERVWALLTEPEHLRAWYAFDGAEVDLRPGGALVFRWAEHGEFHAVVETVEPGNRFSFRLAVAPGQPPSAGGSTLVEFTLTAEPGGTRVRVVESGFRDLALSDAERAEHAENQAAGWEGGFDTLASPAFA, encoded by the coding sequence GTGGTCCCGCGACAGATCGAGCGCGAAGTGTTCGTCGAAGCACCCGCCGAACGCGTGTGGGCGCTGCTCACCGAACCCGAGCACCTGCGGGCCTGGTACGCCTTCGACGGCGCCGAAGTCGACCTGCGACCGGGTGGCGCGCTGGTGTTCCGCTGGGCCGAACACGGCGAGTTCCACGCGGTGGTGGAGACGGTCGAGCCCGGCAACCGGTTCTCCTTCCGGCTCGCGGTGGCCCCTGGGCAGCCGCCGTCGGCAGGTGGGTCCACATTGGTCGAGTTCACGCTGACCGCCGAACCCGGCGGAACCCGGGTGCGCGTGGTGGAAAGCGGCTTCCGCGACCTGGCCCTGAGCGACGCCGAGCGCGCCGAACACGCCGAAAACCAGGCCGCCGGCTGGGAAGGCGGCTTCGACACCCTGGCTTCCCCCGCCTTCGCATGA
- a CDS encoding helix-turn-helix transcriptional regulator codes for MTAFPDAEVHAALADPTRRAILDALAARGEATATQLRDELPVTRQAVAKHLAVLENAGLVTGRRRAREVRYAVRPERLAAAARRLARLAETWDSRLARLKRLAET; via the coding sequence ATGACCGCCTTTCCCGACGCCGAGGTGCACGCCGCGCTCGCCGACCCCACACGCCGCGCGATCCTGGACGCACTGGCCGCCCGCGGCGAGGCGACCGCCACGCAGCTGCGGGACGAGTTGCCGGTGACCAGGCAGGCGGTGGCGAAGCACCTCGCCGTGCTGGAGAACGCGGGCCTGGTCACCGGGCGGCGGCGGGCACGGGAGGTGCGGTACGCCGTGCGGCCGGAACGACTGGCCGCCGCGGCGCGCCGCCTCGCCCGGCTCGCGGAGACGTGGGACAGCCGGCTCGCCCGCCTCAAACGCCTCGCCGAGACTTAG
- a CDS encoding SRPBCC family protein — protein MIDIVNEINAVRREVANRPAAEGAEVRALRLTRTYNAEVEDVWDALTSEERIARWFLPITGELKAGGSYQLEGNAGGEILRCEPPSMFEVTFGDENSIVKVELSAGENETTVLVLEHTVPAGLFPDSGSLSVGPGWDQAVLGLARHLGGESFDDPAAEHDTPESREYAGASVNAWVAVLEGEGRVEADELKTAAAAAMEHYNPSS, from the coding sequence GTGATTGACATCGTCAACGAGATCAACGCGGTGCGCCGCGAAGTCGCCAACCGGCCGGCTGCCGAGGGGGCCGAGGTGCGGGCGCTGCGCCTGACCCGCACCTACAACGCCGAGGTCGAGGACGTCTGGGACGCGCTGACCAGCGAAGAACGCATCGCGCGCTGGTTCCTGCCGATCACCGGTGAGCTGAAAGCCGGTGGCAGCTACCAGTTGGAGGGCAACGCGGGCGGTGAGATCCTCCGGTGCGAGCCGCCGTCGATGTTCGAGGTGACCTTCGGTGACGAGAACAGCATCGTGAAGGTGGAGCTGTCCGCCGGGGAGAACGAGACCACGGTGCTCGTGCTGGAGCACACCGTGCCCGCCGGGCTCTTCCCCGATTCGGGCTCGCTTTCCGTGGGCCCCGGCTGGGACCAGGCGGTGCTCGGCCTCGCCCGGCACCTCGGTGGCGAGTCCTTCGACGACCCCGCCGCCGAGCACGACACCCCGGAGTCGCGCGAGTACGCGGGCGCGTCCGTGAACGCGTGGGTCGCTGTGCTCGAAGGCGAAGGCCGCGTCGAGGCGGATGAACTCAAAACCGCCGCCGCCGCGGCCATGGAGCACTACAACCCGTCGTCCTGA
- a CDS encoding helix-turn-helix transcriptional regulator yields MHAFDVLGDPVRRRILELLATGEQTSGAVTAVISAEFGISQPGVSQHLKVLRENGFATVRAEGTRRLYAVDATPMREVDEWLAHFRRFWNQHLDALGTELARGKRERRKGQSSD; encoded by the coding sequence GTGCACGCGTTCGACGTTCTCGGCGACCCGGTGCGGCGCCGCATCCTGGAGCTGCTCGCCACCGGCGAGCAGACTTCGGGTGCGGTGACCGCGGTGATCAGCGCGGAGTTCGGGATCTCCCAGCCGGGGGTGTCGCAGCACCTGAAGGTGTTGCGGGAGAACGGGTTCGCGACCGTCCGTGCCGAGGGCACGCGCCGCCTCTACGCCGTCGACGCGACACCGATGCGCGAGGTCGACGAGTGGCTGGCGCACTTCCGCCGGTTCTGGAACCAGCACCTCGACGCGCTGGGCACCGAACTGGCACGAGGCAAACGAGAGCGGCGAAAGGGCCAGTCCAGTGATTGA
- a CDS encoding carboxylesterase/lipase family protein — MGKRTAVFAGLLALSTVAGLGTSAVAAGDPAVVRTDAGALRGTVTEQVRTFQGVPYAAPPVGELRWRAPQRVQPWTGVRDATAPGSVCPQEANPEAPNGSTNEDCLYLDVTTPTGGAKRKPVVVWTPGGGFFMGAGSNYGAARMAERGDAVVVTINYRLGIFGFYGQHGLPGSGTFGLQDQQAALRWVQRNIAAFGGDPGNVTMAGESAGGMSTCAQLTSPLSAGLFHRAIMQSGSCDFDWADASQYPGQKAGSYWVPRDRIQADGDAMAAELGCASVDCLRARPAADLMSQFTRFTSSATGTPVLPTDPGEALRDGRFHRVPVISGNNHDEARSYLTAFDGGKIDAAKYQELLVDMAGPEQAARIAAEYPLSAYESPAHAWAAVTTDRIWSCTQLSAGRKLAREVPVYAYEFADRHSPLAEMTPGPIPLGAAHAMELPYLFALGGIEFPLQPDQRRLSDQMIDYWTAFARSGDPNGPGRPQWTPERALSLAPSGQGDIRPVDLAAEHHCGFWKP; from the coding sequence ATGGGGAAAAGAACGGCCGTGTTCGCCGGACTGCTGGCACTGTCCACAGTGGCCGGTTTGGGCACGTCGGCGGTCGCGGCGGGGGATCCGGCGGTGGTCCGCACGGACGCGGGGGCGTTGCGCGGCACGGTGACCGAGCAGGTGCGCACGTTCCAGGGGGTGCCGTACGCGGCTCCGCCGGTCGGTGAGCTGCGGTGGCGCGCGCCGCAGCGGGTCCAGCCGTGGACCGGCGTCCGCGATGCCACCGCGCCGGGCAGCGTCTGCCCGCAGGAGGCGAATCCCGAGGCGCCGAACGGGAGCACGAACGAGGACTGCCTGTACCTCGACGTGACCACGCCGACCGGGGGCGCGAAGCGGAAGCCGGTGGTGGTCTGGACGCCCGGCGGCGGATTTTTCATGGGCGCCGGGAGCAACTACGGCGCCGCGCGCATGGCCGAGCGCGGGGACGCGGTGGTGGTGACGATCAACTATCGCCTCGGCATCTTCGGTTTCTACGGTCAGCACGGCCTGCCCGGCTCCGGCACCTTCGGCCTGCAGGACCAACAGGCTGCGTTGCGCTGGGTGCAGCGCAACATCGCCGCTTTCGGCGGTGATCCCGGCAACGTGACGATGGCCGGGGAGTCGGCGGGCGGGATGAGCACCTGCGCGCAGCTGACCTCGCCGTTGTCGGCCGGGCTGTTCCACCGCGCGATCATGCAGAGCGGTTCGTGCGATTTCGACTGGGCGGACGCGAGCCAGTACCCGGGCCAGAAGGCGGGCTCGTACTGGGTTCCGCGGGACCGGATCCAGGCCGACGGCGACGCGATGGCCGCCGAACTCGGCTGCGCGTCGGTCGACTGCCTGCGGGCGCGGCCCGCGGCCGACCTGATGAGCCAGTTCACCCGGTTCACCAGCTCGGCGACGGGCACGCCGGTGCTGCCGACGGACCCGGGCGAGGCGTTGCGCGACGGACGGTTCCACCGCGTGCCGGTCATCTCCGGCAACAACCACGACGAGGCGCGGAGCTACCTGACCGCGTTCGACGGCGGGAAGATCGACGCGGCGAAGTACCAGGAGCTGCTGGTCGACATGGCCGGGCCGGAGCAGGCGGCACGGATCGCGGCGGAGTACCCGCTGTCGGCCTACGAATCCCCGGCGCACGCCTGGGCCGCGGTGACCACCGACCGGATCTGGTCGTGCACGCAGCTTTCGGCGGGCCGGAAGCTGGCGCGCGAGGTGCCGGTGTACGCCTACGAGTTCGCCGACCGGCACTCACCGCTGGCCGAGATGACGCCGGGCCCGATCCCGCTGGGGGCCGCGCACGCGATGGAGCTGCCGTACCTGTTCGCGCTCGGCGGCATCGAGTTCCCGCTCCAGCCGGACCAGCGGCGCCTGTCCGACCAGATGATCGACTACTGGACGGCGTTCGCCCGAAGCGGTGACCCGAACGGCCCTGGTCGTCCACAGTGGACGCCGGAGCGGGCGCTGTCGCTGGCACCGAGCGGGCAGGGGGACATCCGCCCGGTCGACCTGGCCGCCGAGCACCACTGCGGCTTCTGGAAGCCTTGA
- a CDS encoding serine/threonine-protein kinase gives MTAPAALSAALPQYRIGAEIGSGGMGVVYAGIHRSLGRQVAIKQLPAEIAGKPGLNDRFDHEARVLASLDHPHIVPVYDYVRAGRGSLLVMEKLDGGTVYHRFAAGRVTGEQACAILLATLAGLHAAHTAGVLHLDVKPKNLLFSAGGVLKVADFGIAQVISEGATLVTHGGEVQGTPAYIAPEQAMGNALSPAADVYSAGTVLYELLSGEIPFDNTRGALSMMRQHMFTDPKPIKGVPEPLASVVMRSIARELPGRYREAETFAADLASAATAVYGPSWLERSGVPVLHLTPRVLAALATPHLVPKSPTLTTPRPITRGPRWPVFGAAAALLALAALAFLSPSRLPHVPHDATVVAGVPLPGPATVNLSRPITIEAGDAGDGPVDVTLGMSVANVPLGSATAPAQTTDGGRLVTEVEQPGLSRWIVGGAVTGELRLSRPGEPVEVRRFTLRTEQHPLASALGAGSLLIALFAAAYLESGLRTLRQGRRWRAAKLAAPVLGAVFGVTAWLFASVLLEHEPSPLFALGAAAAGAVAAACVVLGIRPRSGSAR, from the coding sequence ATGACCGCCCCGGCCGCACTGAGCGCGGCGCTGCCGCAGTACCGGATCGGCGCGGAAATCGGCTCCGGGGGCATGGGCGTGGTCTACGCCGGGATCCACCGCTCGCTGGGGCGCCAGGTGGCGATCAAGCAGCTGCCCGCCGAGATCGCCGGCAAGCCGGGGCTGAACGACCGGTTCGACCACGAGGCACGCGTGCTGGCGAGCCTGGACCACCCGCACATCGTGCCGGTCTACGACTACGTGCGTGCCGGTCGCGGCAGCCTGCTGGTGATGGAGAAGCTCGACGGCGGCACGGTCTACCACCGCTTCGCGGCCGGGCGGGTCACCGGCGAGCAGGCGTGCGCGATCCTGCTGGCCACGCTCGCCGGGCTGCACGCCGCGCACACCGCCGGGGTACTGCACCTCGACGTCAAGCCGAAGAACCTGCTGTTCAGCGCGGGCGGTGTGCTGAAGGTGGCGGACTTCGGCATCGCGCAGGTGATCAGCGAGGGCGCCACCCTGGTGACGCACGGCGGTGAGGTGCAGGGCACCCCGGCCTACATCGCGCCCGAGCAGGCGATGGGCAACGCGCTGAGCCCGGCGGCGGACGTCTACTCGGCCGGAACCGTGCTCTACGAACTGCTCAGCGGCGAAATCCCGTTCGACAACACGCGAGGCGCGCTGAGCATGATGCGCCAGCACATGTTCACCGATCCCAAGCCGATCAAGGGTGTGCCGGAGCCGCTGGCGTCGGTGGTCATGCGCAGCATCGCGCGGGAGCTGCCCGGGCGATATCGCGAGGCGGAAACGTTTGCGGCGGACCTCGCCTCGGCGGCGACGGCGGTCTACGGACCGAGTTGGCTGGAGCGGTCCGGGGTGCCGGTGCTGCACCTGACACCGCGGGTCCTCGCGGCGCTGGCCACCCCGCACCTGGTGCCGAAATCGCCGACGCTGACCACACCCCGGCCGATCACGCGCGGCCCGCGGTGGCCGGTTTTCGGTGCGGCGGCGGCGTTGCTGGCGCTCGCCGCGCTCGCGTTCCTCTCCCCGAGCCGGTTGCCGCACGTGCCCCACGACGCGACCGTGGTCGCCGGTGTGCCGTTGCCGGGACCGGCCACGGTGAACCTGAGCCGCCCGATCACCATCGAGGCCGGCGACGCCGGTGACGGGCCGGTGGACGTCACGCTCGGCATGTCGGTGGCGAACGTGCCGCTCGGCTCGGCCACCGCGCCCGCGCAGACCACGGACGGCGGGCGCCTGGTCACCGAGGTCGAGCAACCGGGCCTGTCGAGATGGATCGTCGGCGGCGCGGTGACCGGTGAGCTGCGGTTGTCCCGGCCTGGCGAGCCGGTCGAGGTGCGGCGCTTCACCCTGCGCACCGAGCAGCACCCGCTGGCCAGCGCGCTGGGCGCGGGCAGCCTGCTCATCGCGTTGTTCGCCGCCGCCTACCTCGAATCCGGGCTGCGCACGCTGCGGCAGGGACGCCGGTGGCGTGCGGCGAAGCTCGCCGCACCGGTGCTGGGCGCGGTGTTCGGCGTGACGGCGTGGCTGTTCGCCTCGGTGCTGCTGGAGCACGAACCGTCGCCGTTGTTCGCGCTGGGCGCGGCGGCGGCCGGAGCGGTCGCGGCCGCGTGCGTGGTGCTCGGGATCAGGCCTCGGTCCGGGTCAGCCCGGTGA
- a CDS encoding ATP-binding protein: protein MSWHYAVTVVGDEGSTVSTQAAQIDDIRLVALPSAVSCSAMFVRFTLGEWSLDPLIDRAEELVAQLVTASVEGAAPERPGFVLVRLQVRGDCLVIEVEDGQPPETAPELDGDHAGVEPLRGGGKRIWCELPLPIGITAGAVALPRRNVHRSSVPEPLMTGEPIGADSDFLGRILTGLTRTEA from the coding sequence GTGAGCTGGCATTATGCCGTCACCGTGGTCGGGGACGAAGGGAGCACGGTGAGCACACAAGCCGCCCAAATCGACGACATCCGATTGGTCGCACTGCCGAGTGCGGTCAGCTGTTCGGCGATGTTCGTCCGGTTCACCCTCGGGGAATGGTCACTCGATCCGTTGATCGATCGTGCCGAGGAACTGGTCGCCCAGCTCGTCACCGCTTCCGTCGAGGGCGCCGCCCCGGAGAGGCCCGGCTTTGTGCTGGTGCGGCTCCAGGTACGCGGCGACTGCCTGGTCATCGAGGTCGAGGACGGGCAACCGCCGGAGACCGCGCCCGAACTGGACGGCGATCACGCCGGCGTCGAACCGCTGCGCGGTGGTGGCAAGCGCATCTGGTGCGAGCTGCCGCTGCCGATCGGCATCACCGCCGGCGCGGTGGCGCTGCCCCGTCGCAACGTCCACCGCTCGTCGGTGCCGGAACCGCTGATGACCGGCGAGCCGATCGGCGCGGATTCCGACTTCCTCGGCCGCATCCTCACCGGGCTGACCCGGACCGAGGCCTGA